The Nostoc sp. 'Peltigera membranacea cyanobiont' N6 genome contains the following window.
GAGTCATGTTCACTAACGACCTTTATCCTCGTGCAACCAATGAAGATGGTAGTTTAAAAACTGAAGATGACTGGTATACAGTCAAGACTTTAGTGAAGCGCTGTGCATCTATTGGTAGTAATGCGACCATCCTGCCAGGAGTAACTATTGGTGAGAAAGCCATCATCGGTTCTGGTGCAGTCGTAACTCGTAATGTTCCCGATTATGCAATTGTAGTGGGAGTGCCAGCTAATATTGTAGGTGATGTGCGCGATGGGCTACGCCCTGCCGTAAGCGATCGCCAAAATTTAGAAATATCAGCTAACAGTTTGTGAGAGCCTTTCTTCTGTATTTGTTGAAAACTGAAGCCTTGCAAAGATAAAGATTTTTTAAATAAAAAAGCAATTAATTTGCAATTCACCCAGGAACTATTGCCACCTTTTAGTGGCAGTAGTTGATAATCCATAAAAAATAAATTTTGATTAGTTAAAAGCAATGGCAAATATCATTAATATCGGTGTCATCGGCTATGGTTATTGGGGCCCGAATCTGGTAAGAAATTTTGTAGAGATGCCAGGAGTTCAGGTTAGAACAGTCAGTGATTTTAATCCAGAACTATTGGCAAAGGTGCAAGCTCGGTATCCCGCTATCCAAGTTACAAAAGATTGTCGAGACATATTTATAGATCCTAAGATTGATGCTGTAGCGATCGCCACACCAGTTTCAACTCACTTTGAATTAGCTTTAGCTGCCTTGCAAGCTGGTAAACACGTGATGGTAGAGAAGCCAATGACAACTACCTCCGAGCAAGCAATGCGGCTGATTGAAGAGGCAGAAAAACGCAACCTAGTGTTAATGGTCGATCACACCTTTGTGTATACGGGTGCTGTCCGCAAGATGCACGATTTGATTGCCACTAATTCCTTGGGTGATATTTACTACTATGATTCTGTCCGCGTCAACCTGGGACTTTTTCAGCATGATGTGAATGTCATCTGGGATTTGGCAGTCCACGACCTCTCAATCATGAGCTACCTATTGCCATCCCAGCCTTATGCTGTCTCCGCTACAGGCATCAGCCACGTTCCTGGAGAACCAGAAAATCTCGCCTATTTGACCTTATTCTTTGAAAAAAATCTCATTGCTCACATTAATGTCAATTGGTTAGCACCAGTAAAAATCCGCCGCACATTGATTGGTGGTAGTCAACGGATGATTGTTTACGATGACTTAGAACCCAGTGAGAAAGTCAAGATTTACGATAAGGGGATTACAGTCAACGGCAACTCCGAAAGCGTGTACCAAATGATGATTGGTTATCGCACAGGGGATATGTACTCACCCAAGTTAGATATGACAGAAGCCTTGAAAACAGAAGGATTGCACTTCATTGATTGTATTGAAAAAGGCGATCGCCCCATTACTGATGGAAAAGCAGGACTGCGGGTAGTCAGAATTCTCGAAGCTGCATCCCAATCTCTCAAGCAGCAAGGCCGACTAATTGAACTGAATGTGGCAGAGGTAGCAGCATGATTCCATTTGTAGACCTAAAAACTCAATACCTGAGTATTAAAGACGAAATTGATACTGCTGTTTTGAAAGTACTTGCAAGTACGCAATTCGTTTTGGGCAATGAAGTTAAAGCCTTTGAAGAAGAATTTGCCAGTTACTGCAATGCAGATTATGGCATTGCTGTCAATACAGGTACTAGCGCCCTCCATTTAGCATTACTAGCAGCTGGCATTGGTGCTGGTGACGAAGTGATTACCGTGCCTTTCACCTTCGTTGCGACCACAGCAGCAATTTGTTATACCGGAGCCACACCTGTTTTCGTAGATATCGATCCTGTTTCCTACACAATAGATGTCACCCAAATTGAAAAAGCAATAACCGAACGCACCAAAGCGATTCTCCCCGTGCATTTGTACGGACAACCAGCAGACATGGAGCCAATTTTGAATATTGCTCGCCGTCATGGTTTAGCCGTTATAGAAGATGCAGCCCAAGCTCACGGGGCTGAGTACAAGGGGCAGAGGGTAGGTAGTATCGGTGATATTGGTTGTTTTAGTTTTTACCCTGGTAAGAATTTAGGGGCTTACGGTGAGGGAGGTATGGCAGTCACCAATAATCCTGAATATGCCCAGACTATGGGAATGCTACGCGACTGGGGTCAAGAACGCAGGTATCACCATGTATTGAAAGGTTACAACTATCGCATGGATGGCATCCAGGGAGCGATTTTACGGGTGAAGTTACGCTACATCGAAGCCTGGACAGAAGCCAGAAGAACACATGCAGCCCACTATGACCAACTTTTGGCAGAATCTGGTGTTGGTATACCTGCTGTGATGCCTTACAGCCGTCACGTTTATCATGTCTACGCGGTGCGATCGCCTCAGCGAGATGCCCTACAACAAAGTCTGCAAGAGCAGGAAATTCAAACAGGTATCCATTACCCAATTCCTGTCCATCTCCAGGCAGCATACTCTGACTTGGGTTATAAAACTGGAGATTTTCCGCACTCAGAAGCAGCATCTAGCCAAGTTTTATCCCTGCCTATGTATGCAGAACTCAGCACAGAGTCACAAACTCAGGTTGCCAAAGCCGTAATTAGCTTAACATAACCGATAAATTTGATGTCCGATCCAGGTAAAATTAAGATAGTCACAGCTATCCACGGCTTACAACCAGAAAAGCTAGACCCTGACTTTGAAATTCAACTAGCAGAATATTTAAATACTCAATATGAACAAAAATCATTAATCGAATTATATGCCCGCTTTGCTACCAGTGATGGCGACTTTGACGGGCTAATGCGGCGAACTATTTGGCGGGCGGTAGCACGTAAATTCGGACATAATATTCGGATTGGCAATGGCGTAGCTTTTAAGCATCTCGAAACCTTTGAGATTGGGAACCAGGTGTTTATTGGCTCACAAAGCTATATTCAGGGAAGGTTCGATGGTACTTGCATCATTGGGAACCATGTTTGGATTGGCCCACAGAGCTACTTTGATGCCCGTAATTTAATCATTGAAGATTATGTGGGATGGGGCCCAGGTGCAAAAGTACTCGGTTCATCACACACTGGATTGCCGATTGATGTTCCCATCATCCAAACAGACTTAGAAATTAAATCAGTAAAAGTGGAAACAGGAGCCGATATTGGCATGAATGCGGCGATCCTACCTGGGGTAACAATTGGCCGAGGCAGCATTGTTGGTGCTGGTGCAGTTGTAACCAAAGATGTACCACCTTATGCGATCGTCGCTGGTGTCCCTGCTAAGTTTTTACGCTGGCGGGAAGGATATGAACCATCAAAGGAAGAATATGCAAAATAAACGAATTTTAATTACAGGTGGTGCAGGTTTAGTTGGTTCCCATATTGCCGATTTATTGGTAAAGGAAGGAGTTTCAGAGATTATTGTTCTAGATAACTTCACCCGTGGACAACTGAAAAACCTTGCTTGGGCAAAAGAAAATGGCCCTTTAGTAATTGTAGAAGGCGACATTCGGGATCAAAAACTCTTGGGTGAAGTCATGCAAGGCGTGGATATAGTCTTTCACCAAGCAGCAATCCGCATTACCCAATGTGCCGAAGAACCGCGTTTGGCATTAGAAGTTTTGGCAGATGGTACTTTCAATGTGTTGGAAGCAGCAGTGAAAGCTGGGGTAAAAAAGGTAATCGCTGCCTCATCAGCCTCGATATACGGCATGGCGGAGGAGTTCCCAACCACCGAATCTCATCACCCATACAACAACCGCACTCTTTACGGTGCGGCAAAGGTCTTTAACGAGGGCTTATTACGCAGCTTCTATGATATGTATGGGCTGGACTATGTAGCATTACGCTACTTTAACGTCTACGGCCCGCGTATGGATATTTACGGTGTATACACGGAAGTATTGATTCGCTGGATGGAGCGCATTGCAACAGGTCAGCCACCACTGATTTTCGGTGATGGCAAACAGACAATGGACTTTGTATATATCGAAGACATTGCCAGAGCGAATATCTTAGCTGCCAAAGCTGATGTTACTGATGATGTGTTTAATATTGCCAGCCATGTGGAAAGCAGCCTGAACGACCTAGCCTATAGTTTGGCTAAGGTGATGGGGTCAGATTTACAGCCAGAATATGGCCCAGAACGCAAAGTCAACCCCGTGGCCCGCCGACTGGCAGATGTGAGCAAAGCCAAACAATTGCTGGGTTTTGAGGCGCAGGTATCTCTAGAAGAAGGATTGCGTCGGCTAGTGAGTTGGTGGCGCGAACAGAAATTGGCAAAGGAAGCAAGCAATGTCTGAGAAAATCCAATCTATTCCGATCGCTAAACCTTGGATGGGGGAAGCTGAGGCTGAAGCAGCTAGCCGTGCAATTATGTCTGGCTGGGTAACACAAGGCCCAGAAGTTGCCGCCTTTGAGCAAGAGTTTGCAGCTTACGTAGGCGCAAACCATGCTTGTGCTGTCTCCAATTGCACCACAGCATTGCATTTAGCCCTATTAGCTGTAGGTGTGAAACCTGGGGATGAAGTGATTACCGTCAGTCATTCTTATATTGCCACTGCCAACAGTATTCGCTACTGCGGTGCAATACCAGTGTTTGTGGATATTGAACCACAGACATACAACATCAATCCGATGTTAATTGAGGATGTGATTAGCGATCGCACTCGTGCTATCCTGATTGTCCACCAGATTGGGATGCCTTGCGACCTCAAAGCCATCCTGGATATTGCTCACCGCTACGATTTACCAGTAATTGAAGATGCAGCTTGTGCGATCGGTAGTGAAATTCTCTGGGATGGAAACTGGGAAAAAATTGGCAAGCCGCATGGGGATATCGCCTGCTTTTCCTTCCACCCCCGCAAAGTCATCACCACAGGTGATGGTGGAATGCTTACTACCAACAACCTCGAATATGACAAACAGTTTCGCCTGTGGCGGCAACATGGGATGAGCATCCCCGATACTGTCCGCCACGGTGCAAAACAGGTAATATTTGAGTCATATCCCATGCTCGGTTACAACTACCGCATGACTGATATTCAAGCAGCAGTCGGGCGAGAACAACTTAAACGTCTTCCAGAAATTGTGGAACGCCGACGTTACTTGGCACAGCAATACCAGGAAAAACTAGCAGATGTGGTGGGATTAAAGTTACCGACTCAGCCCAATTGGGCAAAGAGTAACTGGCAGAGTTTTTGTGTCCGGCTCACAGAGAAATACGACCAGGTACAAGTGATGCAGGAAATGCTAGATGCAGGCATTTCCACGCGACGCGGCATCATGTGCGCTCACCGTGAAAGTGCTTATAAAATCGAACCTTGGTCATGTGGAGTTGAGCCAAAATCTTGTGACTGTGAAGTTGTCAAGTGCGATCGGCTTTGGGAGAGTGAGCAAGCACAAGATTGTACTGTCCTGCTACCCCTATTTCATCAGATGACTCAACAGGAACAGGATTATGTGGTGAAGGTTTTGAAAATAGCTTGTCAGATTTAAAGAAAAATTCCTTCTATGGAAATTGCTTCCAGCAGTCCCTCTGCTTTACACAAGAAACTGATACCAATTTGAATAATTTTTGTGACACATTCATTCTTCGTACAGAACATTGCTGTGCGCCTAGCTATCTGTGACATTCTTTTTTCAAATTGGTATGAGAACCTCTTGTCACAACGTTTTTACCATCGGTAATCATTAAACTTCATAGGAAATAGCTATGACTATCCTTTTTACCAATCAAGTCCCAAGCATTTCAAACTACACCGATAGCGTTCCCTACGAATTAGGGATGAAATTCCACAGCAATACAGGCGGACAAATTAACGCCATTCGCTTCTGGAAAGCCCCTAGCGAAACAGGAACGCATATGGGCAAAATATGGAATGCAACAGGAACGCTTTTGGCAAGCGTCACTTTTTCTAACGAGACGGCTTCTGGCTGGCAGAGTCAGGCTCTGGCCACTCCACTTAACATTCAAGCTAATACCACTTATGTCGTCTCTGTCAACGTAAACAGCTATTACGTAGCTACTTACGATCAGCTGGCCAGCTCCATCGTCAATGGGAATCTTAGCTCAGTAGCAGACGGTAGCAATGGGGTGTTTAATGGGACTCCGGGAGCCTTCCCAACCGGTTCTTACCGGAATACTAACTATTTTCGTGACATTGACTTTGTAGCTGCTTCCCTGCCTACGATTACAAAGACTAGCGGCGACAATCAGACTGGTGCAGCCGGAACTGCATTGCCCAATCCCTTGGTTGTTCAGGTCAAAAACGGTGCTGGAAATCCTCAGTCAGGGGTAACAGTGAACTTTGCCGTTACTAGTGGTGGGGGTTCGGTCTCGCCCGCAAGTGCAGTAACGAATGCTAGCGGTCAGGCTAGTACCATATTAACTTTGGGAACTGTCCTTGGCTCAACCCTACCTGTAACAAATGCTGTAAGCGCTACGGCTGCTGGAGTAGGTAGTGTTAACTTTTCAGCCACTGCTAGTCCGACAGGAAACACCCAAGTTATCCTGACAACTCAAGTGCCAAGCATTCCAAATGCAACTGATAACGTTTCCTATGAATTAGGTCTGAAATTCCGTAGCGCTAAAGGCGGACAAATTTCTGCCATCCGCTTCTGGAAAGCTGCTAGTGAAACAGGAACTAACATTGGCAAGATATGGAATGCAACGGGAACGCTCTTGACAAGCGTCACTTTTTCTAATGAGACAGTTTCTGGCTGGCAGGAGCAGTTTCTAGAAACGCCAGTAAACATTCAAGCCAATACCACTTATGTCGTCTCTGTCAACATAAACGCCTATTACGTAGCCACTGATAATGAACTGGTCAACTCTATAGTTAATGGCGATCTTAGCACAGTAGCAGATGGCAATAATGGGGTGTATAACACAAGTCCGAATTCTTTCCCAACTAGTTCTTATCAGAATAGTAACTACTATTGCGACATTGCCTTTGTCGTCGGCAGTAACTTAGTTAAAATCAGTGGAGACAATCAGATCGGTGCGACTGGAGCAGCTCTGCCTAACGCCCTTGTAGTGCAAGTCGTAAACGCGCAAAATAATCCTCAGTCAGGGGTCACGGTGAGTTTTGCCATTACTAATGGCGGAGGATCGGTGTCGCCCACTAGTGCAATAACTAATGCTAGCGGTCAAGCAAGCACAATCTTGACATTGGGATCGGTGCCCACTGCCCCTGGAGGAGTAGTAGTTACAGCGACGGTAGAAGGTATCGGCAGTATAGCCTTCTCAGCTTCAGCAACTCCAGCAAATCCCAATTCCATATTTTTGGAAAACCTAAATCCTGGCACTACTAACTGGAAGCTTGACAATCGAGGTAGTGGTGAAATCGCTGGCTATGCCTCGGCGACCAGTGTCAATAAAGGGGGATCTTTGGACATTAAAGTTTCTCTTGGACAAGCTGGACAGTATAGCATCGATGTGTATCGCTTGGGCTACTACGGTGGCACGGGCGGCAGGCTGATAGCAAGCAGTGGCCCGCTCAATGGTACGACTCAAGCTGCCTGTACTCTAGATCCAAATACCCAGCTAGTTGAGTGTAACTGGACAACCTCATACGTTTTGCAGGTAGGTAGTAACTGGACTAGCGGTATTTATATCGCCAAGCTGACTGACCAGGCAAGTAGTAAAATAGCGCATGTGTGGTTTGTCGTCCGTAATGACAGCAGCACTGCTGATATTTTATTCCAGAGCGCTGTTTCTTGTGTCCTAGCCTATAGCACGACAGGTGGGCACAGCCTGTACAGCTTTAACAGCGTTGGTGGTCAGAGAGCTTATAAGGTTTCCTATGACCGACCATTTTCCCAGGCAACTTATCAAGAATCCTATGAAGGCGACACACCTCTGCGATGGGAATACAATATGGTGCGCTGGCTGGAATCTCAAGGTTACGATGTGACCTACACTGACAACATGCAGGTTCACACCAACGCACAAAGTTTGCTCAATCACAAAGTATTCTTGTCAGTGGGTCACGATGAGTACTGGTCTAAAGAAATGCGCGATCATGTCGAAGCTGCTCGTAATACAGGAATTAATTTGGGATTTTTCTCTGCCAATACTTGTTATTGGCGAGTGAGATTTGAAGATTCTACCCTTGCTGCTGGGCAAGTAAAGCCCAACCGGGTAATGGCGTGCTACAAACAAGATTGGTCATTGGATGCAGTCGCCCAACAGCAAGGGTCATCAGCAGCCACAAATAAATTCCGCAGCGTCCAAAACCAGCGGCCGGAAAACTCCTTGTTAGGAGTCATGTACGGTAGTGACCTCGATCTCTATGGTGGTTTTAATTTTGTTGTCAGTAACAGCAGCGATCCTTACTATGCAAACACGGGACTCCAGAATGGGGATCAACTGGCTCTGTTAGTGGGCTATGAGTGGGATTTTATCGTTAATAACGGGTCTAGTCCTTCTGGTCTCGTCACCTTGTCTCAGTCACCAGTCCAGCCCGCTAGCGTATTGCCAAACTTTGACGAACCGCCTGGAGAAGAAGCCCTCCCTGCCAACCAGGATTTTACCAAATCACATTCAACCCGCTATACAGCTAGTAGTGGGGCTAAAGTCTTCGCCTCCGGTACCATTCAGTGGGCATGGGGACTAGACAGTGATGGCGTAAGCCCAGCTCGGGAAGATATTCGCGTCAAGCAAATAACCGTCAATATCCTAGCAGATATGGGAGCTAAACCCCAGGCACCCAATGCAAACCTCATTGTTCCTTAAAGTATCGTACAAGGAGTAAAAAAAATGACACCACTGCAACGTCGACAATTTGGCAAGCTGGTAGCTGCCAGTTTGACTTCTACTGTTGTTGCCGACATCTCTAGTAAGGCGTTTGCTCAAAAGACCGTATCAAGCAACGAGTCTCTTTATGGAGTAAACGTCCTTAGTACATCCAATACTCGAAACCGAGAAAACCAAACTCCGCCAGTGGAACTGAACACTGCCACTCTGCCGATAGGAAAAGTTATCTCTGCTAATCTGCTAGATCAAAAAGTTCTTTCTAAAGTTAATCTGCCAGTTTTTTCAGTTGAGAATCTATCGCCTGTACCAAAAAAACCTCGGGCCTTCTTTTTCGCTGATTCTGACCGGATTACGAAAGCGATAGTACTTGAAGATAAGACTCTTGTAATTTCTACAGTCTCCAACACGAGAAATGGTCAGTTCAACCATCTCATTTATTCTGTTGGAAGTGCCACTAATCGTCAATTCAGAGCTAAAAAAGTACTAGACTTTAAGAGTTCCAATCAAACTATTGAAAGTTTACTAAGCCTTCCCAATAATAAACTTTTGTGCATAGTAGCAAAAGAGGGTATCCCGCCCTTTGCCCTGATAACACTCGATTTCAGAACTGGTAAAATTCTTTCTGGAGACGAGTTGTCTCTACCTTCACTACCACCCAACCATCGATTTGCTAACCTATGCCAAGATGCCAAGGGAAATATTTTCGCAACCGAGATCGGCTCAGAAGGTATCCCCATTTTAATCTCGATGAACTTACAGGAGAAAGCCATAATTACTGGCAAGGTGAAAATTAAAAGACTGACCCGACTGACCTTTGAGGGACGCCCTCTTGTTAACGATGTTAAAGATTTGGGCTTCTCAGCTTCTGGCCAACTGTACGCGCTGGCTACTGACAGTAGTAGAAAAAATAATGTCCTGTATACAGTAGATGTGAAAACTGGCAAGATGGAGTTAGTGAAAAACTTTGCAGTCGAAAAGTTTGTGTTCTCTCTCTAGTTCTACAAAGACACAAAATGCGATCGCATCAATCAAGACCGTTATGCGATCGCGTTGGGAATTAGTTTTTCTTGTTAAAAGGATGAAATAATCAGTAAGATATGGTAATTACTGATACTTGTAGTATGTACTTATTCGCTTAACTGAAAGCGAATAAGCACAGCAACATGCCATTATTTTGTCACGGTTTCATCAGATGACTGAACAGGATCGGGCAATTAAAGTATTAAAAATATTAGTTTATGATAAAAATAGCTAACGATGCACTTAGGCTTTTGATAGAAAAAGAAAGTCACCTTTTGGAACAAAATTTCGAAGTGTTTCGTAGCCTAGTTGGACAGACGAGAGACTTTCTACAAAGACGCGATTATAATACAGCCGCAGTGTATGCACAAATAGCAGCCTTATATGCCAATGGAAAACATTGCGGTCTTTTTAGCAGCCCAGAGCTTGAGCATATTCTCTTAACAATTGGACAAAAGGCTATACGCAACAAACGAGATATTAATAAAAGTACTTCCTCACCTGCAACACCAAAAAAAGTACTCCATGTGGCTACTTCTGTAATGTCCATTGGTGGTCATTCCAGGATGCTTTGGCGGTGGATTCAGCAAGATACTGAGCGTTCTCATTCACTGGTGTTAACGCAGCAAGGGCTGAACAAGGTGCCCCAAATCCTCAGAGATGCTGTGAATAATAGCCACGGCAAGATATACATCCTTAATGAAAGAATCGGCAGTGTTCTCTCTTGGGCAAAACAACTAAGAGAAATTGCTGCAACCGCAGATTTGGTTGTACTGCATATACATAATTACGATGTGATTCCGATTATTGCTTTTGCTAATAAAGAGCAATCTCCCCCAATTATATTTTTGGATCACGCCGACCACCTCTTTTGGTTGGGAACTGGTGTTAGCGATGTTGTTGTAAATCTCCGCATGTCTGGTATGAACCTAGCTCAAAAGCGCAGAGGCATTGCATCAGAACGTAACGTACTGCTTCCAATAATTTTGGAGCCTACTCACAGAATGCTTTCTCATACAGCAGCAAAACAACAGCTTGGTCTTAATGAAAGCAGTATTGTATTACTCTCTATTGCTAGGGCAGTTAAGTATAAAACCATAGATGGGATCACTTATATTGATGCACATATTCCATTGTTAAAGCAATATGAAAATGCAATCCTAATTGTAGTTGGGCCAGGTAATAGAGAAGATTGGTCAGATGCCATCCAGCGAACACAAGGAAGAATAAAAGTATACGAAGAGCGCGAAGATACAGCCGTTTTTTACCAAGCTGCTGACATTTATGTTGACTCTTTCCCGTTTGTCTCTAATACATCTCTACTAGAAGCTGGAAGTTACGGTTTACCTCTGGTCACTCGCCACCCCTATTCTGATGCATCCGAAATCTTGGGAGCAGATATGCCCGGACTGACTGGTAATCTGATTAGGGTGGCAGATATTGACGAATACACAACGGTTTTGTCACATTTAGTTGAAGATAAAGAATTTCGTCTCTCCCTTGGGGAAGAGACCAGAAAAAAAATCGCGGTTACACACTGGGGAGACAATTGGCAACGTCAATTGAATGATGTATATGTTCATGCTATGACTTTACCTAGTTTAACTGTAAATTCAGTTCCAAAGGATCAGATATTTCTTGGTGAACCAGATGTCTTCCTGCCACACATTTATGGTTGGAACATCGATTTTGACTGGCTTATTCAATTCAATTTGCAGCTTATGCCTCTCAATCAACGCTTACGTCACTGGCTAAAATTTGTCAAAAAGCATGGTGTTCGCAATCGCTTAAGCCTTTTGTTACCTGAGTGGTTTAAATTAAATTACTACTCACGTTTCCGCTCTCTTTTCCCATTCTAGTAACTGCAATTATTTTATTCATTCAAATTGATGAAAATTGCCTTCGTTTCTACTAATGGATTTGCCCCTTGGGGAGGAAGTGAAGAACTCTGGTCTCAAACTGCTATACGCATGAGCCAGCAAGGATTTACTGTGGTTGTAAGCATTAAAGGATGGACAAATGAAGCAAAACAAGTATCAGAGATGGAAGCTTCTGGTTGTATAGTTGTACGCCGATGGTACAACAAAAGCCGTATCCAAAAACTTGTATCTAGACTATACAACTCTGATAGTGAGTTTGGATTTATCGATCAATTTAGGCCTGAACTAGTCATCATATCTCAAGGTGATAACACTGACGGGCTAAATTGTATGGAAGCCTGCTTAGAGAGAAGTATTCCTTTTGTTGTGATTACTCAAGTTGCGACAGAGAGTATGTGGCCATGTGATGAAGTAGTCATAAGATTAGCTAAAGCTTATACAAAAGCAGAACAGTGCTTTTTCGTATCACATGCTAACTTGAAGCTCACAGAAAAGCAGTTAACAGTCAAAATTGAGAATGCGAAAGTTATTAGAAATCCCTTTAAAGTTTCTTATGAAACAAAACTTAGTTGGCCAGAAGAAAACCGAAATTTTAAGTTAGCTTGCGTAGCTCGTCTAGACCCTTTAGCTAAAGGACAAGACTTGCTATTAGAACTTTTTAAAAAAAATAAATGGAAAACTAGACCTCTTGAAATATCCCTTTTTGGCAATGGCTCCAATTCACAGTCTTTACGTGAATTAAAAATACTTTGGAATTTAGAAAACGTGCATTTTTATGGTTTAGTTAATAATATTGAGTCTATTTGGCAAACCCATCATGCTTTGATATTACCCTCACGTTTCGAGGGTTTACCTCTTGCGGTAGTTGAAGCTATGTTATGTGCGCGTCCCTGTATTGTGACGGATGTAGGTGGTAATAGTGAAGTAATTCAGGATGAAGTTAATGGATTTATAGCAGCAGCTCCTAAATTAGAGTTTCTAGATGAGGCTCTAGAACGGGCTTGGCAAAAAAGAGATTCTTGGTACGAAATAGGACAAACTGCTGCAATTAAAATCAGAGATTTAATACCAAGAGATCCGATTGAGGTGTTTGTAAATGAATTAAAAATATTAGTGAAATGATGAAAGTATTACAAATTAGTTTGAGCGATCACCTAAATGCAGGTGGTGGCTCAATTGCTATGTATCGTCTTTACAAGAGCTTAAAAAATCAAGGTGTTGATGGAAAAATTCTGGCAGCGCAAAAAAGCCTTGAATCTAATGAT
Protein-coding sequences here:
- a CDS encoding DegT/DnrJ/EryC1/StrS family aminotransferase — encoded protein: MIPFVDLKTQYLSIKDEIDTAVLKVLASTQFVLGNEVKAFEEEFASYCNADYGIAVNTGTSALHLALLAAGIGAGDEVITVPFTFVATTAAICYTGATPVFVDIDPVSYTIDVTQIEKAITERTKAILPVHLYGQPADMEPILNIARRHGLAVIEDAAQAHGAEYKGQRVGSIGDIGCFSFYPGKNLGAYGEGGMAVTNNPEYAQTMGMLRDWGQERRYHHVLKGYNYRMDGIQGAILRVKLRYIEAWTEARRTHAAHYDQLLAESGVGIPAVMPYSRHVYHVYAVRSPQRDALQQSLQEQEIQTGIHYPIPVHLQAAYSDLGYKTGDFPHSEAASSQVLSLPMYAELSTESQTQVAKAVISLT
- a CDS encoding DegT/DnrJ/EryC1/StrS family aminotransferase yields the protein MSEKIQSIPIAKPWMGEAEAEAASRAIMSGWVTQGPEVAAFEQEFAAYVGANHACAVSNCTTALHLALLAVGVKPGDEVITVSHSYIATANSIRYCGAIPVFVDIEPQTYNINPMLIEDVISDRTRAILIVHQIGMPCDLKAILDIAHRYDLPVIEDAACAIGSEILWDGNWEKIGKPHGDIACFSFHPRKVITTGDGGMLTTNNLEYDKQFRLWRQHGMSIPDTVRHGAKQVIFESYPMLGYNYRMTDIQAAVGREQLKRLPEIVERRRYLAQQYQEKLADVVGLKLPTQPNWAKSNWQSFCVRLTEKYDQVQVMQEMLDAGISTRRGIMCAHRESAYKIEPWSCGVEPKSCDCEVVKCDRLWESEQAQDCTVLLPLFHQMTQQEQDYVVKVLKIACQI
- a CDS encoding SDR family NAD(P)-dependent oxidoreductase, which codes for MQNKRILITGGAGLVGSHIADLLVKEGVSEIIVLDNFTRGQLKNLAWAKENGPLVIVEGDIRDQKLLGEVMQGVDIVFHQAAIRITQCAEEPRLALEVLADGTFNVLEAAVKAGVKKVIAASSASIYGMAEEFPTTESHHPYNNRTLYGAAKVFNEGLLRSFYDMYGLDYVALRYFNVYGPRMDIYGVYTEVLIRWMERIATGQPPLIFGDGKQTMDFVYIEDIARANILAAKADVTDDVFNIASHVESSLNDLAYSLAKVMGSDLQPEYGPERKVNPVARRLADVSKAKQLLGFEAQVSLEEGLRRLVSWWREQKLAKEASNV
- a CDS encoding acyltransferase is translated as MSDPGKIKIVTAIHGLQPEKLDPDFEIQLAEYLNTQYEQKSLIELYARFATSDGDFDGLMRRTIWRAVARKFGHNIRIGNGVAFKHLETFEIGNQVFIGSQSYIQGRFDGTCIIGNHVWIGPQSYFDARNLIIEDYVGWGPGAKVLGSSHTGLPIDVPIIQTDLEIKSVKVETGADIGMNAAILPGVTIGRGSIVGAGAVVTKDVPPYAIVAGVPAKFLRWREGYEPSKEEYAK
- a CDS encoding N,N-dimethylformamidase beta subunit family domain-containing protein; translated protein: MTILFTNQVPSISNYTDSVPYELGMKFHSNTGGQINAIRFWKAPSETGTHMGKIWNATGTLLASVTFSNETASGWQSQALATPLNIQANTTYVVSVNVNSYYVATYDQLASSIVNGNLSSVADGSNGVFNGTPGAFPTGSYRNTNYFRDIDFVAASLPTITKTSGDNQTGAAGTALPNPLVVQVKNGAGNPQSGVTVNFAVTSGGGSVSPASAVTNASGQASTILTLGTVLGSTLPVTNAVSATAAGVGSVNFSATASPTGNTQVILTTQVPSIPNATDNVSYELGLKFRSAKGGQISAIRFWKAASETGTNIGKIWNATGTLLTSVTFSNETVSGWQEQFLETPVNIQANTTYVVSVNINAYYVATDNELVNSIVNGDLSTVADGNNGVYNTSPNSFPTSSYQNSNYYCDIAFVVGSNLVKISGDNQIGATGAALPNALVVQVVNAQNNPQSGVTVSFAITNGGGSVSPTSAITNASGQASTILTLGSVPTAPGGVVVTATVEGIGSIAFSASATPANPNSIFLENLNPGTTNWKLDNRGSGEIAGYASATSVNKGGSLDIKVSLGQAGQYSIDVYRLGYYGGTGGRLIASSGPLNGTTQAACTLDPNTQLVECNWTTSYVLQVGSNWTSGIYIAKLTDQASSKIAHVWFVVRNDSSTADILFQSAVSCVLAYSTTGGHSLYSFNSVGGQRAYKVSYDRPFSQATYQESYEGDTPLRWEYNMVRWLESQGYDVTYTDNMQVHTNAQSLLNHKVFLSVGHDEYWSKEMRDHVEAARNTGINLGFFSANTCYWRVRFEDSTLAAGQVKPNRVMACYKQDWSLDAVAQQQGSSAATNKFRSVQNQRPENSLLGVMYGSDLDLYGGFNFVVSNSSDPYYANTGLQNGDQLALLVGYEWDFIVNNGSSPSGLVTLSQSPVQPASVLPNFDEPPGEEALPANQDFTKSHSTRYTASSGAKVFASGTIQWAWGLDSDGVSPAREDIRVKQITVNILADMGAKPQAPNANLIVP
- a CDS encoding Gfo/Idh/MocA family protein, encoding MANIINIGVIGYGYWGPNLVRNFVEMPGVQVRTVSDFNPELLAKVQARYPAIQVTKDCRDIFIDPKIDAVAIATPVSTHFELALAALQAGKHVMVEKPMTTTSEQAMRLIEEAEKRNLVLMVDHTFVYTGAVRKMHDLIATNSLGDIYYYDSVRVNLGLFQHDVNVIWDLAVHDLSIMSYLLPSQPYAVSATGISHVPGEPENLAYLTLFFEKNLIAHINVNWLAPVKIRRTLIGGSQRMIVYDDLEPSEKVKIYDKGITVNGNSESVYQMMIGYRTGDMYSPKLDMTEALKTEGLHFIDCIEKGDRPITDGKAGLRVVRILEAASQSLKQQGRLIELNVAEVAA